In Setaria italica strain Yugu1 chromosome I, Setaria_italica_v2.0, whole genome shotgun sequence, the genomic window GACTTCGACGTCGAGTTCCGCAACGTCGCGGATCTCGACCGCACGGTGAGCGCCCATCTTCTAACTCCGCTAGCGTGCGTAGCATTACATGCTTACGTTTGTGAAGCACCGAAGCACCATGGATTGCTTGGTGATCCCAAGTCATGCTCGGGGACATATTCCTCTGTTTAATTCTGTTTTACACGCTAGAACACAGTTCAACCTTTTCAGTCACATTGTTGTGTTATATAGCAGTCGTGTTTATGTGGCCCATAAAGTAAATAGTTCAGCAAAGTTAGACCCAACTAGCCGCAAATAGTTAGAGGCCACCACCGACCCACGACTGTATGAAAACGAACAAAGGGAAGTAACATGGGCAGGGACGTATGAGGAACTTGCAAGACTGAAAACTGTCATATGAGATGCAGCTCCTATTTGCTGCGCATAGTTCTCATACTACACCAGCTCTTCTATTCTCTATAAACTCTCCGTGAAGTAGCAAGCTCATTGACATGAGAACATGTCATAGAAGTCCTGTTCTTGTAGAATATAAACACACTCTGTCTTGGCAAAATAATTCAGCATAAGGTTGGTCTGTGCTAATTGAATTGGCGATAGTAATACAATTATACTCATGATGTTCATATAGTGTTCAAAACATTCACAGCAGACTGGGCAATGCGGTTATCATCATGGATGCCTTGGTTAGTTATTGTTATTTTAATCACTCATGGTATTTCTCACCCTGAAAATTGAGGTGTCGTATACGGTCCTTCTTCCATATCTTCTGATTGGTCTGAACCATGGACAATAGTATCAAGCATATTATTAATGTTTGTTGTGTCAATTAATAGGTTGGTAGGCATGTGTATCATCTGTCTCAATCATGGATATGATACATTTAGAAAAGTGTCTTTTTAGTCTTTTAGTGATAAGTTTGGATTTCGGGTCATATTATGGCCAGCATTGAGTCCTATCAGACCTTTACAACTATGCTAACTTTCCAGTGGTAACTGAAAGTGGACAAACGCAAAGGATTCGTCTTTTGCAAAGCTAAGCACGCACATTACTTTTCTATGTGCCTATTTCAAAATATTTCTCAGTATTCTATGCTTTCTTTCATTTCCCAATTGCATAGGTGTGGTTATGCATAGCCCAATTGCGCTTTATTTATGCTTCTTTATTTGCTACCAAAATACTGATAAAAAATCTTCATGCAAAGCTATGTATGACTGAGGAATACTTTAGTCGATGCATTAGCTTGAGTACTATGTCCAGTATACCATTTACCTGAAAAATGGAGATAAGTAGATACTCTTCCAACTTTCAGCTACGAAGATTGAGATCACTCTAAGATGTTCCTGATATTACTTGGGAATTTGTTGCGCACACTTGGATTAAATTGTTCTTACTTGGCTTGCTTCATAGTTTCAAAACAACAGTTGGAGATGACTAAACAATTACAGAGTTTACATTCATAAATGGATATTTATTTTTATGCATTATGTTTCTGCGTTGTGATCCTCCGTGTCAGTTTACTTACAGCTATCCAGAACAGGCTTTGTGTTAAAAAAATTAACATTGTTTATTTCGTTTTGTTCAATAGATTGAGCGTTCCCGCAGTGGGTTGGATCCTTTTGCTGTTGCTGCAATTCCTACAATGAGTTATAGTTCTGAGGCCTTCCATTCAAAAGATGACGCCCAGTAAGCAAACAGTGCATAATCTAGTGTTAATTTACTTCCATGTTTGCAAATGTTCCGCCATTCCTTCAACCAAAATGTTCATTCACGAAGGGATTAATGTTCACACGATATCTGTGTGTATACCGATCGGTTAAAATGGTGATAATTGGATTGTCAAAGCCTCCATAATTTTCAGTCTTTGTTATTGGGTGATTTATAAGTTCTGAAGCATAGCTGCAGTGGTTTGTCAATCTGAACTGAAAGATGCTATGATTAAGTGAAGCACTTAAATGGACTAGATTTTTAGTTGGATTCATAAATCATCTAATGGAGAACCATATTGTCTAGAACAAGAAGTAAATCTACCCGTTGTCTGTATTTTCTCTCTTGTAACTGTGGGAAGGTAATGGGCAGGGCTGATAATTGGCCCCTAACATTCAATAATGACTATGCTTGGCATATAAGCAATCAACTGCATAACTGTGATTAAACAATAACCATCTTGATTATGTACATTTACAGGTACTACGTTTTGTTTATGTGGAGACATTTATTATGACCTGTATTGATCAAGGCTGTGTTTGGTTTGTATCCCAAAGTAGCCACGCCAGATCTTCGGCTGCCGCACTTCTCTAGGCTAGTGTTTGCTTCTTGCCTAACCTTGGGCTGCCACAACTCAACTATGCTCATTCTAGTACAAAACGCACGCCACAGCTCACCTAACGTGCGGCGGACAAATCGTCCGCCACACATGCGGCGTGCCGCACTTAAGCTAGGCTGGTTGAGGACACGAAGCAAACAGAGCCCAAATAccctgtttttttctttttttggaacAGCCATAAGTAGCATAGTCGTCTGGTATATGTTTCTTTATGGCAAGCAGCTAATTTCTTGCCCAGTGGATATTGTTTTGTCTGTAGTGCAGTTTTTTCTGTTATTGAACAATGAAATGTCTAAAATGAGACATGCTTATTAGATTAGATATATTCTAGTATTTGGTAGTTTAGGAAGTTAAGAGAGAAATATTTCTGATAGAATTATATTACCACATTGCTTATTGTTGATGAACATTATGGGAATTGAATAATTGCATAGATACCTTTATGAGGTATGTTTACTTCTAACTGAAAAGAAAATAACATGCTCCTAATTTTCTTTGACAGGTGCTCAATATGTTTAGGTGAATACAGAGAAAAGGAGATACTTCGTATAATGCCCACATGCCGACATAACTTCCATCTTGAATGTATAGATGTATGGTTACAGAAACAAACGACTTGCCCAATATGCAGGATCTCATTGAAGGACCAAGCTGGTGCAAAATCTGCTGCATCGCCCCTCCGTGGCCTCCCTCAACTGTTGGGACACCCGGAGAGCTCTGTCAATAGATCGCCTCATTGGATACTTCCAATTCATCGTGATCGGACTGGTGGCAGACAAAACAGTCCAACCTCACAAGAGTCACTGGAGGTGATCATTGAAATCCAGCCACAAAGACATTGAGGGCATGGATATACAGGGTGGAAACCATGAGAAATTGGTGAGGCTATGCTGTTTTTGTCAAGCATCAAAAGGATCTGCCGTTGCAGAACCCATGCTCAGCCTGTTCGTCCTGCAGCACATTAGTTGGGTACAGAATGAGAGCGCATTCATTTGTTTGGCCTGGTGTCTAGGCATTCTTTGTACATCTCGAGCTGTAGATTAGCGACTTTCCTTTCGCCACGGCTGTGCGTGGTTCTTTctgtgttttcttttttttttttatgtgtTGTCGTTGTATGTTGTAAAGAAATGATATACTGATCAGATTCGGAGTTGCGAGAATATTTGCAGCGGCTCCGCCCGTCAATAAATCGTCAATGCTCAAGGGAGCATTGGCCCTTGAACCTGCACAAACTGCTGCTTCCTATTTCCCAGTTCCGATCACCATAGCAGAGCTTCAGACTAAAGATGAACTCAGCAACTGTTCTTTCTTGGCCCTGATGATTTCCAGATTCTCTTTCACTTCCGGTGCGAGATTTAAAAATTCCCTCCTGTGCTAACTACTCGTTGTTCGCCTGTTCCCTCCTTTTCCAGGCTGTGAGCGCGGCTGTTAACTCCTGTACCAGCATCGGTGACGTTTCATCAGCGACCGGGACACTTAGCGTTGCTCACTCGTCCCCCCCTGTTTCTCTACTGTGAGCGGCTGTAAGGACACATCACCTCCCACGACCGGTTGTTGCGACACTTCACTGTCCCAGGGGCACAGTCCCGGCTCAGCCTGGCAGCGATTCAGCGCTCGGTGTAACCGTGTTACTAAAAGGAGAACTGTCGAAACCCGAAAGATCCCCAAACCGCGGATCACTGTGAACTGATAGCGCAAAGCAGCGTCCGTGTGGGCTACACGAGTCGCGAGCGAGGAGCTGTGGCTGGCGGCGCTGCGCGGGTGGACGCGCGCGCGTCGCGTCAGATCAGTCGGCGTCCCGGGGCAGCCTGCAACCTGATCGAGCAGCTGAAGGCCGTGGAGCTATCGGCGCATCACCTCGCACAGGCCGCGATCCCGTGTGCGCCCTCCAGCCTTCCACGCGGCTTACTGCGTGCAACGAATTCGCGGGACCGTGACGTCTCCCGAAAGGGAGGTTCCGGCCGACTTGTACCTCCGGTGCGCCGGCTGGATGCCATGGCGCCGGCGTTGTGCACCCCGCCGGTTTCCTTGACGGTCGTGCTCATACATGGGGCCATGGGGGCCGAGCTATTAGGACTTGGGAAACGGAACTGTGAACGGAGAGATACGATACGGGGCAGGTATTCACAAAGTCACGTGCCACCAACTTTTCATACGGAGAAGCTCTGTGTACCAGTGAAGAGCACTGACCAAAATTCAGAAGTCAGAACCATGTACGGCTTCCGGTAAACACTATTTAATCGAGACGAGCAGTTTTATGCAGCTGCGGATTTGTTTTAACCGTGGACTGGATTACGCCGGATGACGGCTGTTTCCTcttcggcgacgacggcgacccGATCACCCCCCAGATTCGCAGATTGGACAGGCGACGCGCGTTCCCGATCGACGACGACCCGAACCCCCAACCCAACTCGCGTTCAGGCAGCCACGGGCCGGCTGGCCCATCCATCCAGTCCGCCAGGGCCCAGGGCGCACCACGCCCGGATTAAAATTTGGCTGATGCGTTGCGTCGAGCGTGTTCGTGTACATACATGGATGATGACGATGGTGATGGAACGGATAAGAAAAAGGCGTAATTTGCTGTTTTGCGCGAGC contains:
- the LOC101752739 gene encoding RING-H2 finger protein ATL73, which produces MLGSGLNLVTTVIGFGMSATFIVFVCARLICGRAARADADAADATAVAAARALAQPPAPFDFDVEFRNVADLDRTIERSRSGLDPFAVAAIPTMSYSSEAFHSKDDAQCSICLGEYREKEILRIMPTCRHNFHLECIDVWLQKQTTCPICRISLKDQAGAKSAASPLRGLPQLLGHPESSVNRSPHWILPIHRDRTGGRQNSPTSQESLEVIIEIQPQRH